The genomic window GATCAGCGGCGGCGCTTCTGGTTCGCCCTGCCCCGGTTGCCCGGTCGCTTCTGGCCACCCGGCCTGCGCTGCCCCGCGGCCTTGCCGGTGGTCTTGCCGGTCCCGTTGGTCGAGGCCGGGGCGTCGACGGAATCCACCGCATCGATGACTTCGTCGACCGCATCCTGCGGCGTCTTCTTCCGAGTATTGACCGGCTTGGCGCCCGGCTTCGGCGCGTTCTGCGCCCGCTGCTCGATCTTGGCCAGCTTCTTGGCCTCTTCTTCCTTCTCCATCTTGCCGAAGACGAGGTGCTGCTGGCCGTAGGTCCAGATGTTGTTGGAGACCCAGTACAGGAGGATGGCGATCGGCAGGAACGGACCACCGACGAGCACACCGAGCGGGAACACCCACAGCGCAAGCTTGTTCATCATCGCGGCCTGCGGGTTCGCGGCCGCCTCCGGTGTCTGCCGGGCGACCGACGCGCGCGCGTTGAAGTGGGTGGCCAGACCGGCGATGATCATCAACGGGATCGCGACGGCGGCGATGGCCACCTTGCTCGGGACGACATTGTCGATGGCGAAGGCTTGCAGTTCGGTGTTCGGAATGGTGATGAACGCCGAGATCGGCGCGCCGAAGATACGGGCGCTCAGGAAGGACTGGACGTCGGCCGCGTTGAAGACGTAGTTCGGCGTATTCGCGTTCTCGGTGATCGACAGTCCCAGCTGGCCGAAACCATGGCCGGTCCGGTTGAACGAGCGCAGCACGTGGAACAGACCGAGGAACACCGGCACCTGGGCCAGAATCGGCAGGCAACCCATCAGCGGGTTGAAGCCGTGATCCTTCTGCAGCTTCTGCATCTCGACGGCCATCTTCTGGCGGTCGTTCTTGTACTTCTTCTGCAGCTCCTTGATCTGAGGCTGCAGCTCCTGCATCTGCTTGGTGGTGCGCACCTGCTTGACGAACGGCTTGTAGAGCAGCACGCGCAGCGTGAACACCAGGAACACGACGGCAAGTGCCCAGGCGATGCCACTTTCTTTACCGAGGCCAGGCACTGCGGCAAAGACACGGTGCCAGAACCACAAGATCCAGGACACCGGGTAATAAATGAAGTCGAGCACGGCTCTATGCACTCCCGTCGTTCGTATCGCCGATCACCGCGCGCGGTGATCCTTTCCAAGCGTTCGGCTCCGACACCGGGTCGGCCTGCAGGCTGGCTTCCTGCGGCGCCGGATCGGTGGCTGCCACGGTCCCTGGGGCGGTGCGAACGGTGCTTCGCTTCCGCTCCGGAACGGGGTCCCACCCACCAGGGTGCCAGGGCGCACATTTGGCCAGTCGCACGGCTGCCAATCCGAGCCCGACGAACAGTCCGCGCGTCCGCAATGCGGTGACCGCGTACTCGCTGCAGGTCGGGGTGAAACGGCACACCGGCATGCGGGTGGGCGAGACATAGGTCCGATACAACTCGATCAGAAAGATCAGTGCGTTCGCCGGTAACCGGCCGATCGTGGCAGGCAGGCTCATGCCGATCCGACCCCGAGCTTGTACACCGCGCCGCGCAGCTGACGCAGCAGTTCCACCGAGGAGGCGTCCGCCGCGCCGGGCAGCGCGCGGACCACGATGTCGGCGTCGGCGGGCAACTCCGGGATCAGTTGGCCGCACATATGACGCAGGCGGCGGGCGACGCGGTGTCGAATCACCGCGTTGCCCACCGCCTTGCTGACGATCAGGCCGAAGCGCGGCCCGCCTACGCGGACCAGCGTCTCGGCTGGATCACCATGTCGTCTATTCACGTCCACGATTCCGTCATACCCGTGCATGAGCACATGTACGACCAGATCGCGCCTCCCGATTCGCTGGCCGCGGCGCACCGTCCGGGAGAAGTCGGCACGATGATGCAACCGATACGGCTCAGGCAACACCCGAGCGTCCGCGAGCGAGAATCAGGCAGTGAGTTCGGCGCGGCCCTTGCGGCGACGCGCCGAAACAATGGCGCGCCCGGCACGGGTGCGCATCCGGAGACGGAAGCCGTGAACGCGCGCCCGACGACGGTTGTTCGGCTGGAACGTCCGCTTGCCCTTGGCCACGGTCAACACTCCTCGAGTCAGTGGGCACCAGTCGGTGCCCGAAGCTTTTCGGTGAAACAGGTACTCGCGATGAATCGCAGTTCTGGTCATCATCGGCGCGTCGGTCTTGGCGCACAGTCGGTCGATCACGACCTACACGCGGTCAGCACAAGACCGCCACCGCACCAAAGGGTGACTGTACGAGGGTACTGATCGGCTCGGAGCGGGTCAAACTCGCCCCACCCGTTCGGGTCCGGCGGCCCGACCAGCGGCAACGGTGCGCCCGAGAAGAGGCGCTGTGCATATCACTGTCAGACCCTGTGAGTATCGCAGTGAGTTCGTCCACACCCCTAGCCACGCCCGAGCGGATCAGCAACCCGTGTTGCTCGGAGCTTGCTGGAGATCCGCAGGTCAACGCGTTGTCACGCGTGCGCGCAACGGCATTTCACAGTTCCCCAGGGTTCTCCACATCTGTGGATAATTGTGTGGAAAGACCCCTGGAGTGGCAT from Nocardia iowensis includes these protein-coding regions:
- the yidC gene encoding membrane protein insertase YidC gives rise to the protein MLDFIYYPVSWILWFWHRVFAAVPGLGKESGIAWALAVVFLVFTLRVLLYKPFVKQVRTTKQMQELQPQIKELQKKYKNDRQKMAVEMQKLQKDHGFNPLMGCLPILAQVPVFLGLFHVLRSFNRTGHGFGQLGLSITENANTPNYVFNAADVQSFLSARIFGAPISAFITIPNTELQAFAIDNVVPSKVAIAAVAIPLMIIAGLATHFNARASVARQTPEAAANPQAAMMNKLALWVFPLGVLVGGPFLPIAILLYWVSNNIWTYGQQHLVFGKMEKEEEAKKLAKIEQRAQNAPKPGAKPVNTRKKTPQDAVDEVIDAVDSVDAPASTNGTGKTTGKAAGQRRPGGQKRPGNRGRANQKRRR
- the yidD gene encoding membrane protein insertion efficiency factor YidD; translation: MSLPATIGRLPANALIFLIELYRTYVSPTRMPVCRFTPTCSEYAVTALRTRGLFVGLGLAAVRLAKCAPWHPGGWDPVPERKRSTVRTAPGTVAATDPAPQEASLQADPVSEPNAWKGSPRAVIGDTNDGSA
- the rnpA gene encoding ribonuclease P protein component encodes the protein MLPEPYRLHHRADFSRTVRRGQRIGRRDLVVHVLMHGYDGIVDVNRRHGDPAETLVRVGGPRFGLIVSKAVGNAVIRHRVARRLRHMCGQLIPELPADADIVVRALPGAADASSVELLRQLRGAVYKLGVGSA
- the rpmH gene encoding 50S ribosomal protein L34, encoding MAKGKRTFQPNNRRRARVHGFRLRMRTRAGRAIVSARRRKGRAELTA